One window of Vidua chalybeata isolate OUT-0048 chromosome 14, bVidCha1 merged haplotype, whole genome shotgun sequence genomic DNA carries:
- the LOC128795400 gene encoding serine/threonine-protein kinase PAK 3-like isoform X1 — protein sequence MIRQIAAAACDFLSATSAMYFYPDKPWLVTAHLGNLITQLSRGGYMAAHPLATTLPPGRQLAPSLPGQEDSEKEVDKEPAAFASAEAIHTSSLLGAEEADDETFLVSDTLSQSAGALDKPRAGLQKKCQLTEEVLEQLRGIVNEGDPKTKYTEFVHIGQGGFGTVYKAIDPATGDVVALKKMPLRKRSRKELVVNEIQVMKENRHPNIVNYIDSYLVNEDLWLVMEYVDGGTLTSVIVRVFMEERMIAAISRECLKALDFLHSKNVIHRDVKSDNILLGMDGSVKLTDFGLCAQLTLERSTRCTVLGSPYWVAPEILKRKEYDTQVDIWALGIVAIEMLEGEPPYFKESPVQAQRLIARNRYPPLKMPSKISVLFHAFLHSCLDTDPSVRWTASELLQHPFLQTATSLSVLPDVIHIARKICRAMEALHTSSANLEEKKE from the exons ATGATCCGGCAAATCGCTGCCGCAGCGTGTGATTTTCTGTCTGCCACATCTGCAATGTATTTTTATCCAGATAAACCCTGGCTGGTGACAGCTCATCTGGGGA ATCTGATCACCCAGTTATCCAGAGGTGGATACATGGCAGCCCATCCTTTG GCCACAACACTGCCACCAGGACGTCAGctggctccttcccttcctggaCAAGAGGATAGTGAGAAGGAGGTGGACAAGGAGCCTGCAGCTTTTGCCTCAGCAGAAGCA ATCCACACGAgctctctgctgggagctgaagAAGCAGATGATGAGACATTTCTCGTGTCTGACACCCTCAGCCAAAGCGCAGGCGCTCTGGACAAACCCAGGGCCGGGCTGCAGAAGAAATGCCAGCTGACAGAGGAAGTGCTGGAGCAACTGA ggGGCATTGTGAACGAGGGGGACCCCAAGACCAAATACACTGAATTTGTTCACATTGGCCAAGG GGGTTTCGGGACTGTTTACAAAGCCATCGACCCAGCCACAGGAGATGTG GTGGCCCTAAAGAAGATGCCTCTCCGCAAACGGAGCAGAAAGGAACTCGTTGTCAACGAGATTCAGGTCATGAAGGAAAACAGGCATCCCAATATTGTCAATTATATAGACAG ctACCTGGTGAATGAAGACCTGTGGCTCGTGATGGAATATGTGGATGGAGGCACTTTAACCAGCGTTATTGTCCGAGTCTTTATGGAGGAAAGAATGATAGCTGCTATCAGCAGGGAG TGCCTCAAAGCCCTGGATTTCCTTCATTCAAAGAACGTGATCCATAGAGATGTCAAAAGTGACAATATTCTTCTCGGGATGGACGGATCTGTGAAACTGA cTGATTTTGGCCTGTGTGCTCAGCTGACCCTGGAGCGGAGCACACGGTGCACAGTGCTTGGCTCTCCTTACTGGGTAGCACCAGAAAtcctgaaaagaaaggaatatgACACCCAAGTGGACATCTGGGCCCTTGGGATCGTGGCCATTGAAATGCTGGAGGGGGAACCTCCGTACTTTAAAGAAAGCCCTGTCCAG gctcaGCGCCTGATCGCCCGGAACAGGTACCCCCCTCTGAAGATGCCCAGCAAGATTTCAGTTCTGTTCCACGCCTTCCTGCACTCCTGCCTGGACACCGACCCCAGCGTCCGCTGGACAGCCAGCGAGCTCCTGCAG CATCCATTTTTACAAACAGCCACGAGTCTCTCTGTCCTGCCTGACGTGATCCATATAGCCAGGAAAATCTGTCGGGCCATGGAAGCACTTCATACCAGCAGTGCCAACctagaggaaaagaaggaataa
- the LOC128795400 gene encoding serine/threonine-protein kinase PAK 3-like isoform X2 yields MAAHPLATTLPPGRQLAPSLPGQEDSEKEVDKEPAAFASAEAIHTSSLLGAEEADDETFLVSDTLSQSAGALDKPRAGLQKKCQLTEEVLEQLRGIVNEGDPKTKYTEFVHIGQGGFGTVYKAIDPATGDVVALKKMPLRKRSRKELVVNEIQVMKENRHPNIVNYIDSYLVNEDLWLVMEYVDGGTLTSVIVRVFMEERMIAAISRECLKALDFLHSKNVIHRDVKSDNILLGMDGSVKLTDFGLCAQLTLERSTRCTVLGSPYWVAPEILKRKEYDTQVDIWALGIVAIEMLEGEPPYFKESPVQAQRLIARNRYPPLKMPSKISVLFHAFLHSCLDTDPSVRWTASELLQHPFLQTATSLSVLPDVIHIARKICRAMEALHTSSANLEEKKE; encoded by the exons ATGGCAGCCCATCCTTTG GCCACAACACTGCCACCAGGACGTCAGctggctccttcccttcctggaCAAGAGGATAGTGAGAAGGAGGTGGACAAGGAGCCTGCAGCTTTTGCCTCAGCAGAAGCA ATCCACACGAgctctctgctgggagctgaagAAGCAGATGATGAGACATTTCTCGTGTCTGACACCCTCAGCCAAAGCGCAGGCGCTCTGGACAAACCCAGGGCCGGGCTGCAGAAGAAATGCCAGCTGACAGAGGAAGTGCTGGAGCAACTGA ggGGCATTGTGAACGAGGGGGACCCCAAGACCAAATACACTGAATTTGTTCACATTGGCCAAGG GGGTTTCGGGACTGTTTACAAAGCCATCGACCCAGCCACAGGAGATGTG GTGGCCCTAAAGAAGATGCCTCTCCGCAAACGGAGCAGAAAGGAACTCGTTGTCAACGAGATTCAGGTCATGAAGGAAAACAGGCATCCCAATATTGTCAATTATATAGACAG ctACCTGGTGAATGAAGACCTGTGGCTCGTGATGGAATATGTGGATGGAGGCACTTTAACCAGCGTTATTGTCCGAGTCTTTATGGAGGAAAGAATGATAGCTGCTATCAGCAGGGAG TGCCTCAAAGCCCTGGATTTCCTTCATTCAAAGAACGTGATCCATAGAGATGTCAAAAGTGACAATATTCTTCTCGGGATGGACGGATCTGTGAAACTGA cTGATTTTGGCCTGTGTGCTCAGCTGACCCTGGAGCGGAGCACACGGTGCACAGTGCTTGGCTCTCCTTACTGGGTAGCACCAGAAAtcctgaaaagaaaggaatatgACACCCAAGTGGACATCTGGGCCCTTGGGATCGTGGCCATTGAAATGCTGGAGGGGGAACCTCCGTACTTTAAAGAAAGCCCTGTCCAG gctcaGCGCCTGATCGCCCGGAACAGGTACCCCCCTCTGAAGATGCCCAGCAAGATTTCAGTTCTGTTCCACGCCTTCCTGCACTCCTGCCTGGACACCGACCCCAGCGTCCGCTGGACAGCCAGCGAGCTCCTGCAG CATCCATTTTTACAAACAGCCACGAGTCTCTCTGTCCTGCCTGACGTGATCCATATAGCCAGGAAAATCTGTCGGGCCATGGAAGCACTTCATACCAGCAGTGCCAACctagaggaaaagaaggaataa